Proteins from a single region of Campylobacter sp. RM16704:
- a CDS encoding LPP20 family lipoprotein yields MKKVIFMFCLVLGFSACALDQRGVNPNKAQSAQAASSDVVIQKVDKDDVRNIIKEEKMLANDISADNDLTFTAVGEGIAPLNTVSVGQALALAKRAAITDAYRQLASKLYGVRVNGKDTVKDAMLKSSTITAQVNGLIKNASVVDQDFKDGLYRVNVELKIDADKWKELFAY; encoded by the coding sequence ATGAAAAAAGTTATTTTTATGTTTTGTTTGGTTTTGGGTTTTAGTGCTTGTGCACTAGATCAAAGAGGTGTGAATCCAAATAAAGCTCAGTCTGCACAAGCTGCAAGTTCTGATGTTGTGATTCAAAAAGTAGATAAAGATGATGTGCGCAATATCATTAAAGAAGAAAAAATGCTTGCAAATGATATAAGTGCAGATAATGATTTAACTTTTACTGCAGTAGGTGAGGGTATTGCTCCATTAAATACAGTTTCAGTAGGTCAAGCTTTAGCACTAGCTAAAAGAGCAGCTATTACTGATGCTTATAGGCAATTAGCAAGTAAGCTGTATGGTGTAAGAGTAAACGGTAAAGACACAGTAAAAGATGCAATGCTTAAAAGTTCAACCATTACAGCACAAGTAAATGGTTTGATTAAAAATGCAAGTGTTGTTGATCAAGATTTTAAAGATGGTCTTTATAGAGTAAATGTAGAACTTAAAATTGATGCTGACAAGTGGAAAGAATTGTTTGCTTATTAA
- a CDS encoding cytochrome oxidase biogenesis protein, Sco1/SenC/PrrC family, with the protein MKKINLFLLIFVVFGVFFISVQYFENNKYNFHLNSEKGILSLKDFIGKKLIVYFGYTYCPDVCPTELALIGNVLEKMPNKDKAHVLFISLDPQRDSNLTQTSQWVKYFYPNSTALVAKDEKELEKVAKNYGVVYKKIDLKDSAMTYSIAHSGEFYLIDENGKFIKTIKDISYENFYNEIKKFLNE; encoded by the coding sequence ATGAAAAAAATAAATTTATTTTTACTAATTTTTGTGGTTTTTGGAGTGTTTTTTATTTCTGTACAATATTTTGAAAATAATAAATATAATTTTCATTTAAATTCTGAAAAAGGTATACTTAGTTTAAAAGATTTTATAGGCAAAAAACTCATTGTGTATTTTGGATATACCTATTGTCCTGATGTTTGTCCAACAGAACTTGCTTTGATTGGAAATGTTTTAGAGAAAATGCCAAATAAAGATAAAGCTCATGTGTTATTTATTTCACTAGATCCGCAAAGAGATAGCAATTTAACACAAACTAGCCAATGGGTTAAATATTTTTATCCAAACTCTACAGCATTAGTTGCAAAAGATGAAAAAGAATTAGAAAAAGTTGCTAAAAATTATGGTGTTGTATATAAAAAAATAGATCTTAAAGATTCTGCTATGACATATTCTATAGCACATAGTGGCGAATTTTACCTTATTGATGAAAATGGAAAATTCATAAAAACCATCAAAGATATAAGTTATGAAAATTTCTATAATGAAATAAAAAAATTTTTAAACGAATAA
- the hemN gene encoding oxygen-independent coproporphyrinogen III oxidase has translation MKDYKSFVKYSKPGPRYTSYPTAIEFNTQFKYEDYIEILKHQKAQLSLYFHLPFCRSACYFCGCNVIYTAKEDSKERYLDYLFKELDLLSKIINTQREVVQMHFGGGTPTFFSAKQLENLILKIKNIFPNFTQDSEISCEIDPRFLNEEQANVLIQNGFNRISFGVQDFDEKVQKEIHRIQPFELTKNVVDMVRNKGVKSINMDLIYGLPFQSLESFKRTLEKALLINPDRFAIFNYAHVPWLKKNMRKFDENTLPSPDVKLQILEYCEKFLTQNGYKMIGMDHFAKPQDELFKALENGSLHRNFQGYTTKGGTDLIGIGLTSIGEGRRHYMQNFKDMPSYEKAIDEGKLPCEKGIMLDDDDELRKIVIMELMSNFTLNIKNIEQRFKIDFFEYFKQDLKELQKLNEFITIDKARIKVNETGVLLIRNIAMCFDKYLKRISEDKKVFSKTV, from the coding sequence ATGAAAGATTATAAAAGCTTTGTTAAATATTCCAAGCCAGGTCCAAGATATACTTCTTATCCTACAGCAATAGAATTCAACACTCAATTTAAATATGAAGATTATATAGAAATTTTAAAACACCAAAAAGCACAATTATCTTTGTATTTTCATTTACCATTTTGTAGAAGTGCTTGTTATTTTTGTGGCTGTAATGTAATATATACAGCAAAAGAAGATAGCAAAGAAAGATATTTAGATTATCTTTTTAAAGAACTTGATCTTTTGTCAAAAATTATTAACACTCAAAGAGAAGTAGTACAAATGCATTTTGGCGGTGGAACCCCTACCTTTTTTTCCGCTAAACAACTTGAAAATTTAATTTTAAAAATCAAAAACATTTTTCCAAATTTTACCCAAGATAGTGAAATAAGCTGCGAAATTGATCCTAGATTTTTAAACGAAGAACAAGCCAATGTTTTAATCCAAAATGGTTTTAACCGTATTAGCTTTGGCGTACAAGATTTTGATGAAAAAGTGCAAAAAGAAATCCACAGAATTCAGCCATTTGAGCTTACTAAAAATGTAGTAGATATGGTAAGAAATAAGGGTGTAAAATCGATCAATATGGACTTAATTTATGGTCTACCTTTTCAAAGTCTAGAAAGTTTTAAACGAACTTTAGAAAAGGCTTTACTAATCAATCCTGATAGATTTGCTATTTTTAATTATGCTCATGTACCTTGGCTCAAAAAAAATATGAGAAAATTTGATGAAAATACTTTACCAAGTCCTGATGTAAAACTTCAGATTTTGGAATATTGTGAAAAATTTCTAACCCAAAATGGTTATAAAATGATAGGAATGGATCATTTTGCAAAACCTCAAGATGAACTTTTTAAAGCACTAGAAAATGGCAGTTTACATAGAAATTTTCAAGGCTATACCACTAAAGGGGGAACTGATTTAATCGGAATTGGCTTAACTAGCATAGGTGAAGGTAGAAGACATTATATGCAAAATTTTAAAGATATGCCAAGCTATGAAAAAGCTATTGATGAGGGTAAATTACCATGTGAAAAAGGCATTATGCTTGATGATGATGATGAATTGAGAAAAATAGTTATTATGGAACTTATGAGCAATTTCACCCTTAACATAAAAAATATAGAACAAAGATTTAAAATAGATTTTTTTGAATATTTTAAGCAAGACTTAAAAGAGTTGCAAAAACTTAACGAATTTATCACCATAGACAAGGCCCGCATCAAAGTAAATGAAACCGGAGTACTTTTAATCCGCAATATCGCCATGTGTTTTGATAAATATTTAAAACGCATTAGTGAAGATAAAAAAGTATTTTCCAAAACGGTTTAA
- a CDS encoding alanine racemase: protein MAYIEIDRLAYEHNLDLIASKAEGYGKVICVFKDNAYGHGAKILAPIAKKKGVNFVAVKNEEEAKNLEDFFENILILSHHPHFNESEKFIYAINDKNDIKKIKKNTKIHLVIDTNMHRNGILPKDIKEVLQDLKKYNLQLHGVMMHFAGSDEIDASYFVQRQKFKQIKDQIYNLLQNKAKKLVFHSHNSEALFRADKLEDDEYCRIGLAQFGYAYFNNNLRKVLSLWAERLSQRVLKKGQCVGYGGVYNAKKDIDIATYDLGYADGLFRYNGKEKFLLPNGKRILGKMSMDSFSCEDSGEVVCVIKDANDMAKFFNTINYEILVKLSPWLKRVVI, encoded by the coding sequence ATGGCTTACATAGAAATTGATCGTTTAGCTTATGAACATAATCTTGATTTAATAGCATCTAAAGCGGAAGGTTATGGAAAAGTAATATGTGTTTTTAAGGATAATGCATATGGACATGGGGCTAAAATTTTAGCTCCAATAGCTAAGAAAAAAGGCGTTAATTTTGTAGCAGTGAAAAATGAAGAAGAAGCTAAAAATCTAGAAGATTTTTTCGAAAATATATTAATTTTATCTCATCACCCTCATTTTAATGAAAGTGAAAAATTTATTTATGCCATAAACGATAAAAATGATATAAAAAAAATTAAAAAAAATACAAAAATCCATTTGGTCATAGATACAAATATGCATAGAAATGGTATATTACCTAAAGATATTAAGGAAGTTTTACAGGATTTAAAAAAATACAATTTGCAACTTCATGGAGTAATGATGCATTTTGCGGGTAGTGATGAAATAGATGCTAGTTATTTTGTTCAAAGGCAAAAATTTAAACAAATCAAAGATCAAATTTATAATTTACTTCAAAATAAAGCAAAAAAACTTGTATTTCATTCGCATAATTCTGAAGCATTATTTCGAGCAGATAAACTTGAAGATGATGAATATTGTAGGATTGGACTTGCTCAATTTGGTTATGCATATTTTAATAATAATTTGCGTAAAGTTTTGAGTTTATGGGCTGAAAGATTAAGCCAGAGAGTATTAAAAAAAGGACAATGCGTAGGTTATGGTGGTGTATATAATGCAAAAAAAGATATAGACATTGCTACTTATGATTTAGGTTATGCTGATGGACTTTTTCGTTATAATGGAAAGGAAAAATTTTTATTGCCAAATGGAAAAAGAATACTAGGAAAAATGTCCATGGATAGTTTTTCTTGTGAGGATAGTGGAGAAGTTGTGTGTGTGATAAAAGATGCTAATGATATGGCAAAATTCTTTAATACTATAAATTATGAAATTTTGGTAAAACTTTCTCCATGGCTAAAAAGGGTTGTTATTTAA
- a CDS encoding L,D-transpeptidase family protein, translating to MFKIIFVLCGLAIFVNADNLVKIYLNDGINAVEKILEQELGKKDFWLNEIRDKNVSLGYYEEEVAIVLTNKSDKVIRIYHYNDGKIEKKFIQKDVLTGLAGDKEIEGDLKTPIGFYELGKKFYPGDPYYGPFAFATTYPNVLDKTLGKTGGGIWIHGYPLDGTRLDTYKTRGCIAVHNNLLDEFNKLVADRKTYAMTEEKNKTITNADEIAILLANLYAWKDSWQKNDIEKYLSFYDQKVFKHRNKIKYDQFAKTKERIFAKKEEKNIKFSNISISPYPNIDNEKIFRIGFYEDYYTPNYKFKGEKVLYVKLQNDKMQILAEQ from the coding sequence TTGTTTAAAATTATATTTGTATTATGTGGTTTAGCTATATTTGTTAATGCAGATAATCTTGTAAAGATTTATTTAAATGATGGCATTAATGCTGTTGAAAAAATATTAGAGCAAGAATTAGGTAAAAAAGATTTTTGGTTAAATGAAATCAGAGATAAAAATGTAAGTTTAGGATATTACGAAGAAGAAGTAGCGATAGTTTTGACCAACAAAAGTGACAAAGTGATTAGAATTTATCACTATAATGATGGAAAAATTGAAAAGAAATTTATACAAAAAGATGTTTTAACTGGTTTAGCAGGTGATAAAGAGATAGAAGGAGATTTGAAAACTCCTATAGGTTTTTATGAACTAGGTAAGAAATTTTACCCTGGTGATCCATATTATGGTCCATTTGCTTTTGCTACAACTTATCCAAATGTACTTGATAAAACTTTAGGTAAAACAGGTGGGGGGATTTGGATTCATGGTTATCCTCTAGATGGAACTCGTTTGGATACTTATAAAACTAGAGGATGTATTGCAGTTCATAATAATTTACTTGATGAGTTTAATAAATTAGTTGCAGATAGAAAAACATATGCAATGACAGAAGAAAAAAATAAAACTATAACTAATGCAGATGAGATAGCTATTTTATTGGCAAATTTATATGCTTGGAAAGATAGTTGGCAAAAAAACGATATAGAAAAGTATCTTTCTTTTTATGATCAAAAAGTATTTAAGCATAGAAATAAAATTAAATATGATCAGTTTGCAAAAACAAAAGAGAGAATTTTTGCGAAAAAAGAAGAAAAAAATATTAAATTTTCAAATATCAGTATAAGTCCTTATCCAAATATTGACAATGAGAAAATTTTTAGAATAGGTTTTTATGAAGATTATTATACACCAAATTATAAATTCAAAGGTGAAAAAGTTCTTTATGTAAAACTCCAAAATGATAAAATGCAAATATTAGCTGAGCAATAA
- the rsmG gene encoding 16S rRNA (guanine(527)-N(7))-methyltransferase RsmG, with amino-acid sequence MKKYEERLNFLQNLNKDDFFKKITLYKELLKKFNAVHNLTHFENIDENIIDSVKILDLYDLNNMKKIIDVGSGAGFPAVFLACILQDSDFFLFEPSAKKTSFLRVIKTELNLINVSIIKEKLQNYPPFKVDLIISRALMDIKPLVEISNGFYDEKTSFLLYKGSGVYDELQGLKDYQIFNQGFRNYCLLKIKEKLC; translated from the coding sequence TTGAAAAAATATGAAGAACGATTAAATTTTTTACAAAATTTAAATAAAGATGATTTTTTTAAAAAAATTACACTTTATAAAGAATTGTTGAAAAAATTTAATGCTGTGCACAATCTAACACATTTTGAAAATATTGATGAAAATATTATTGATAGTGTTAAAATTTTAGATTTATATGATTTAAATAATATGAAGAAAATAATTGATGTTGGGAGTGGTGCAGGGTTTCCAGCTGTTTTTTTAGCTTGTATTTTACAAGATAGTGACTTTTTTCTTTTTGAGCCTAGTGCCAAAAAAACTTCCTTTTTAAGGGTGATTAAAACTGAACTTAATTTGATAAATGTAAGCATTATAAAAGAAAAATTACAAAACTATCCACCTTTTAAAGTAGATTTAATCATTTCAAGGGCTTTGATGGATATAAAACCTTTAGTAGAAATTTCAAATGGTTTTTACGATGAAAAAACTTCATTTTTGCTTTATAAAGGTAGTGGAGTTTATGATGAATTACAAGGATTGAAAGATTATCAAATCTTCAATCAAGGCTTTAGGAATTATTGTCTTTTAAAGATAAAGGAAAAATTATGTTAA
- a CDS encoding ABC transporter permease yields the protein MYKSIPRYLLFKYMRFDKEQPFIMLSKALAFLGVSIGLCVLLVAMAIMNGFDKEFEKKLFTMNYPITILPRFGANVDEKLIQELKTKFPKLVFSPYISTQVIARNNLKLEGGMLFGVNFEDEKKINEVVLEALKENTLQGFDILIGKGLKDEFTLDFNDKLTLIFSNLDASGLSLIPKIKRFDVKAEFSSGLLAYDKAYMYMDAKVLAKILSYPKGVYDGIHVYSTKPFEDIKQLDAFLGARYASIGWWEQNGNFFAALALEKRALFIVLMLIILVASLNIVSSLLMIVMNRRSEIALLLSLGASKLEIKKTFFSLGFLIGGSGIVLGIILAGVVLWILGNFDIVSLPSDVYGMSKLPLDLSLVDFCLTVFGAIIIVGLSSYYPAKKATQVDILDTLRNE from the coding sequence ATGTATAAAAGTATCCCTCGTTATTTGTTGTTTAAATATATGCGTTTTGATAAAGAACAACCCTTTATAATGTTATCAAAAGCTTTGGCATTTTTAGGCGTGAGCATAGGACTTTGTGTGCTTTTGGTTGCAATGGCTATTATGAATGGTTTTGATAAGGAATTTGAAAAAAAACTTTTTACAATGAATTATCCTATCACGATACTACCGCGTTTTGGAGCAAATGTAGATGAAAAATTAATACAAGAGTTAAAAACTAAATTTCCAAAGTTGGTTTTTAGTCCCTATATTAGCACTCAAGTAATTGCAAGAAATAATTTAAAATTAGAAGGTGGAATGCTATTTGGCGTTAATTTTGAAGATGAGAAAAAAATTAATGAAGTAGTATTAGAAGCCTTAAAAGAGAATACACTACAAGGATTTGATATATTAATAGGTAAAGGTTTAAAAGATGAATTTACTTTAGATTTTAATGATAAACTAACATTGATATTTTCAAATTTAGATGCCAGTGGGTTATCATTGATTCCTAAAATCAAGCGGTTTGATGTAAAGGCAGAATTTTCTTCTGGATTACTTGCATATGATAAAGCTTATATGTATATGGATGCAAAAGTCTTAGCTAAAATTTTATCTTATCCAAAAGGTGTTTATGATGGTATTCATGTGTATTCAACCAAACCATTTGAAGATATCAAACAACTAGATGCTTTTTTGGGGGCAAGATATGCTAGCATAGGTTGGTGGGAGCAAAATGGAAATTTTTTCGCCGCACTCGCTTTGGAAAAAAGAGCTTTATTTATAGTGCTAATGCTTATTATTTTAGTAGCGAGTTTAAATATAGTCAGCTCATTATTAATGATAGTTATGAATAGGAGAAGTGAAATAGCTTTACTACTTTCTTTAGGAGCTAGTAAGCTTGAAATTAAAAAAACATTTTTTTCTTTAGGTTTTCTAATAGGTGGCAGTGGAATTGTGTTAGGGATAATTCTTGCAGGTGTAGTTTTATGGATACTTGGAAATTTTGATATAGTTTCTTTGCCAAGTGATGTTTATGGTATGAGCAAACTGCCATTAGATCTTTCATTAGTTGATTTTTGTTTAACTGTTTTTGGTGCGATTATTATAGTAGGTTTATCATCTTATTATCCTGCTAAAAAAGCAACGCAAGTAGATATTTTAGACACTTTAAGAAACGAATAA
- the hemB gene encoding porphobilinogen synthase, with translation MFKRFRRLRLNENIRSLIKENTLNLNDLIYPLFVVDGINIKNEISSMPGVFQMSLDEILKECEELIHLGIKAIILFGVLENSKKDSCGSDALSNDGLIAKSLRAIKARFPNLVVITDLCFCEYTDHGHCGIIDPKTKSVDNDLTLEISAKQALIHAKNGADMIAPSGMMDGIIQTLRNALDENGFENLPIMAYSTKFASAYYGPFRDVADSAPSYGDRKTYQMDFANGKEALCESIEDEKQGADILMVKPALAYLDVVKDIANHSKLPLCVYNVSGEYALLKAGQKAGVIDYEKVMLETMLAFKRAGAKLIITYHAKEIAKLLKNKE, from the coding sequence ATGTTTAAACGCTTCAGAAGATTAAGACTTAATGAGAATATTAGAAGCTTAATAAAGGAAAATACTTTAAATTTAAATGATCTAATTTACCCTCTTTTTGTTGTTGATGGAATAAATATTAAAAATGAAATTTCATCTATGCCTGGTGTATTTCAAATGAGTTTAGATGAGATTTTAAAAGAATGCGAAGAGTTAATCCATCTTGGTATAAAAGCTATTATTTTATTTGGTGTTTTAGAAAATAGCAAGAAAGATAGTTGTGGTAGTGATGCGTTAAGTAATGATGGTTTAATTGCTAAAAGTTTAAGAGCTATTAAAGCAAGATTTCCTAATTTAGTAGTGATTACAGATCTTTGTTTTTGTGAATATACTGATCACGGTCATTGTGGCATAATAGATCCAAAAACTAAAAGCGTTGATAATGACTTGACTTTAGAAATTTCGGCAAAACAAGCCTTAATTCATGCAAAAAATGGTGCAGATATGATAGCACCAAGTGGTATGATGGATGGAATTATCCAAACATTAAGAAATGCCTTAGATGAAAATGGTTTTGAAAATTTACCTATTATGGCATATTCAACCAAATTTGCTTCAGCTTACTATGGACCTTTTAGAGATGTAGCTGATTCTGCACCAAGCTATGGAGATAGAAAAACCTATCAAATGGATTTTGCAAATGGAAAAGAAGCCCTATGTGAAAGCATAGAGGATGAAAAACAAGGTGCTGATATTTTAATGGTTAAACCAGCACTTGCATATTTAGATGTAGTAAAAGATATAGCAAATCATTCTAAACTACCACTTTGTGTATATAATGTAAGTGGAGAATATGCATTATTGAAAGCTGGTCAAAAAGCGGGTGTAATTGATTATGAAAAAGTAATGCTTGAGACAATGCTTGCTTTTAAAAGAGCTGGAGCTAAACTGATCATTACTTATCATGCAAAAGAAATTGCGAAATTATTAAAAAATAAGGAGTGA
- a CDS encoding copper chaperone PCu(A)C has protein sequence MKKILSLSLLGTFLLANEITVSNPYVRQTPPNSKTTAFFLELKNNSNKDIKLIKAQSSLSDTAEIHDHIMENGKKMMVQIPQITIKANSSTQLKPGGKHIMVLNLKENITPQTKASLTLYFDDNSTIELKNINSRSIRK, from the coding sequence ATGAAAAAAATACTAAGTTTAAGTTTATTAGGTACTTTTCTTTTAGCAAATGAAATTACAGTTAGCAATCCTTATGTAAGACAAACCCCTCCAAATTCTAAAACAACAGCTTTTTTTTTAGAACTTAAAAATAATTCTAATAAAGATATAAAACTTATAAAAGCTCAAAGCTCTTTAAGCGATACAGCTGAAATTCATGATCATATAATGGAAAATGGAAAAAAAATGATGGTGCAAATTCCACAAATTACTATAAAAGCAAATTCGAGTACTCAACTTAAACCAGGCGGAAAACATATAATGGTTCTAAATCTTAAAGAAAATATTACTCCACAAACAAAAGCTAGTCTTACGCTTTATTTTGATGATAACAGTACTATTGAACTTAAAAATATAAATTCAAGAAGTATTAGAAAATAA
- a CDS encoding methyl-accepting chemotaxis protein, with product MQNVSHKTSEVIAQSEEIKNVTSIIGDIADQINLLALNAAIEAARAGEHGRGFAVVADEVRNLAERTQKSLGEIEANTNILVQSINEMGESIKEQTTGITQINDAVAQIDRVTQENLKIAKDSAAISENVNQIANDILEDAKKKKF from the coding sequence ATGCAAAATGTATCTCATAAAACTAGTGAAGTTATTGCTCAAAGTGAAGAGATTAAGAATGTTACTTCTATCATAGGAGATATTGCTGATCAAATCAATCTACTTGCATTAAATGCTGCTATTGAAGCTGCACGTGCTGGTGAGCACGGACGTGGCTTTGCTGTTGTTGCTGATGAAGTAAGAAATCTAGCTGAAAGAACTCAAAAATCATTAGGTGAAATTGAAGCTAATACTAATATCTTAGTTCAATCTATTAATGAAATGGGTGAAAGTATTAAAGAACAAACTACAGGTATTACTCAAATTAATGATGCTGTAGCACAAATTGATCGTGTAACCCAAGAAAATCTTAAAATAGCAAAAGATAGTGCTGCAATATCTGAGAATGTAAATCAAATTGCTAATGATATTTTAGAAGATGCTAAGAAGAAGAAGTTTTAA
- a CDS encoding anaerobic glycerol-3-phosphate dehydrogenase: protein MLNVNEISNACVKCGKCIPVCTIHEINRDEITSPRGFLDLIGAYKNQELELDKNLKKTFESCFLCTNCVEVCPNHLRVDSVIEKVRYDIAQKFGIAWYKKIVFFFLRHRKVLNFLARLGYVFQSCAFNLQNNNLGMKPKFNLPLIKKDRLLPSLAKKSFLESTSDFINNQGEKTIGLFIGCLSNYSYTDTGFALLEICKHLKINVDLLKDQSCCGAPHYFTGDFKSVEILAKKNIIYFEEKLKTLDYIIIPEATCSAMINIDYEHFFHMQENEEWAIRARNISSKILLATKYFYEYTNLEELLKTKKKINASITYHDPCHARKMQGIFKEPRSLLKQNYAFKELIDSNECCGFGGVSMQTNYYKKALEVGIKKAKNIQKSNIEIISAECSACRMQISNALEHEKISVKFSHPLELIAKILQD from the coding sequence ATGTTAAATGTTAATGAAATTTCTAATGCTTGTGTAAAATGCGGAAAGTGCATACCAGTTTGCACCATACATGAAATAAATCGCGATGAGATTACTTCTCCTCGTGGATTTTTAGATCTAATCGGTGCCTATAAAAATCAAGAACTTGAACTTGATAAAAATCTTAAAAAAACTTTTGAATCATGTTTTTTATGTACTAATTGCGTTGAAGTTTGCCCAAATCATTTAAGAGTAGATAGTGTCATTGAAAAAGTGCGTTATGATATAGCTCAAAAATTTGGAATAGCTTGGTATAAAAAAATAGTTTTCTTTTTTTTAAGACATAGAAAAGTATTAAATTTTTTAGCAAGATTAGGTTATGTTTTTCAAAGTTGTGCATTTAATTTGCAAAATAACAATTTAGGAATGAAACCTAAATTCAATTTACCTTTAATAAAAAAAGATCGTTTACTACCTTCTTTAGCAAAAAAAAGCTTTTTAGAATCAACTTCTGATTTTATAAACAATCAAGGTGAAAAAACTATAGGACTTTTTATAGGCTGTTTATCAAATTACTCTTATACTGATACAGGATTTGCCTTGCTTGAAATATGTAAACACCTTAAAATCAATGTAGATTTATTAAAAGATCAATCTTGCTGTGGAGCTCCACACTATTTTACTGGTGATTTTAAAAGCGTAGAAATTTTAGCGAAAAAAAATATTATCTATTTTGAAGAAAAATTAAAAACACTTGATTATATCATTATCCCGGAAGCAACTTGCTCTGCAATGATCAATATAGACTATGAACATTTTTTTCATATGCAAGAAAATGAAGAATGGGCAATAAGAGCAAGAAATATCTCTAGTAAAATTTTACTTGCAACAAAGTATTTTTATGAATATACAAATTTAGAAGAATTATTAAAAACAAAGAAAAAAATCAATGCAAGTATTACTTATCATGATCCTTGTCATGCTAGAAAAATGCAAGGAATTTTCAAAGAACCAAGATCTTTATTAAAACAAAATTATGCTTTTAAAGAACTTATTGATTCAAATGAATGTTGTGGTTTTGGTGGTGTTAGTATGCAAACTAACTACTATAAAAAAGCTTTAGAAGTTGGGATCAAAAAAGCTAAAAATATACAAAAAAGCAATATTGAAATCATTAGTGCTGAATGCTCAGCCTGTAGAATGCAAATCTCAAATGCTCTAGAACATGAAAAGATTTCTGTAAAATTTTCACATCCATTAGAGCTGATAGCAAAAATACTTCAAGATTAA
- the ribA gene encoding GTP cyclohydrolase II — protein MTIQISEIAKLPTRFGEFNIQSFKENDKEHLCIFKGKLDKEVNIRIHSECLTGDVLGSLKCDCGEQLEFSLKYIQEHGGMIIYLRQEGRGIGLFNKINAYALQDKGLNTIEANHQLGFKADERSYEIVDFILKHYRISKINLLTNNPEKLNTLKERINLRVPILIKANRFNKDYLEVKHTQMGHLN, from the coding sequence ATGACTATTCAAATTTCTGAAATAGCAAAACTTCCTACACGTTTTGGAGAATTTAATATACAAAGTTTTAAAGAAAATGATAAAGAACATCTTTGTATTTTTAAAGGAAAATTAGACAAAGAAGTTAATATTAGAATTCATTCAGAATGCTTAACTGGTGATGTATTGGGTAGTTTAAAATGCGATTGTGGCGAACAGCTTGAGTTTTCTTTAAAATATATTCAAGAACATGGTGGTATGATAATTTATCTAAGACAAGAAGGAAGAGGTATAGGACTTTTTAATAAAATTAATGCATATGCTTTACAAGATAAAGGTTTGAATACCATAGAAGCTAATCATCAATTAGGTTTTAAAGCAGATGAACGCAGTTATGAAATAGTAGATTTTATACTCAAGCATTATAGAATTTCTAAAATCAATCTTTTGACTAATAATCCTGAAAAACTTAATACACTTAAAGAAAGGATTAATCTAAGAGTGCCTATTTTAATAAAAGCCAATCGTTTTAATAAAGATTATTTGGAAGTCAAGCATACACAAATGGGACATTTAAATTGA
- a CDS encoding DUF2603 domain-containing protein — MNSLIKKRSQEIIDELSAHLGIEKHNQTIFYLTHINEKEKKLHLKNGHELAPEPWFIVDENDDVKTMFSVKTLVEFLQNAKDLQKNNFELKLEKAIYQQIPIDFNDVWIVAMDEIKHQVAKGVKEVNINLDQLISNIHTKHPNLFIDMKEVMQKVKTNERL, encoded by the coding sequence TTGAATAGCTTGATCAAAAAAAGGTCTCAAGAAATTATAGATGAATTGTCAGCTCATTTAGGTATAGAAAAACACAATCAAACTATATTTTATTTAACTCATATAAATGAAAAAGAAAAAAAACTTCATTTAAAAAATGGCCATGAATTAGCACCTGAACCATGGTTTATAGTAGATGAAAATGATGATGTTAAAACTATGTTTTCTGTAAAGACACTGGTTGAATTTTTACAAAATGCCAAGGATTTGCAAAAAAACAATTTTGAACTTAAACTAGAAAAGGCTATATACCAACAAATTCCTATTGATTTCAATGATGTATGGATTGTTGCTATGGATGAAATAAAACACCAAGTTGCCAAGGGTGTTAAAGAGGTTAATATTAATTTAGATCAGTTAATTAGTAACATTCATACCAAACATCCTAATTTGTTTATTGATATGAAAGAAGTAATGCAAAAGGTAAAAACAAATGAAAGATTATAA